In a genomic window of Mercenaria mercenaria strain notata chromosome 19, MADL_Memer_1, whole genome shotgun sequence:
- the LOC128550989 gene encoding zinc finger protein 853-like — MHQLQQQLLPKLQHLFCHHQQQLLHKLQQLLHQLQQQLLYQLLHQQRQFLHQLQQQLLHQLQQQLLHQLQQQLLHQLQQQLLHQLQQQLLHQLQQQLLHQLQQQLLHQLQQQLLHQLQQQLLHQLQQQLLHQLQQQLLHQLQQQLLHQLQQQLLSA, encoded by the exons ATGCACCAACTACAGCAACAACTACTGCCCAAACTACAACATCTATTCtgccaccaccaacaacaactaTTGCACAAACTACAACAACTACTGcaccaactacaacaacaactccTGTACCAA CTCCTGCACCAACAACGACAATTTCTGCACCAACTTCAACAACAACTACTGCACCAATTACAACAACAGCTACTGcaccaactacaacaacaactactgcaccaactacaacaacaactactgcaccaactacaacaacaactactgcaccaattacaacaacaactactgcaccaactacaacaacaactactgCACCAACTACAACAACAGCTACTGCACCAACTACAACAACAGCTACTGCACCAACTACAACAACAGCTACTGCACCAACTACAACAACAGCTACTGCACCAACTACAACAACAGCTACTGcaccaactacaacaacaactact caGTGCATAA